From Methanobacterium alcaliphilum, a single genomic window includes:
- a CDS encoding MJ1244 family protein, whose protein sequence is MKVHLRVFVEVENLGKIMNILSDSGVTGFYIVEYKGISPQEWQGFSIKEDPASAISVIHDSARDAILVCSVVDEEKVDNIISEVSKSLKNERYTIVEVPIRRIIVNSPKEV, encoded by the coding sequence ATGAAAGTTCATCTTAGGGTTTTTGTAGAAGTAGAGAACCTTGGAAAAATAATGAATATATTATCTGATTCAGGGGTCACAGGATTTTATATTGTAGAATATAAAGGTATTTCTCCACAGGAATGGCAGGGATTTTCCATTAAAGAGGATCCAGCATCTGCCATATCAGTAATCCATGACTCTGCAAGAGATGCTATTTTAGTCTGTAGTGTAGTGGATGAAGAGAAAGTAGATAATATAATATCTGAAGTGTCAAAATCTCTAAAAAACGAAAGATACACTATTGTCGAGGTTCCTATTCGTAGAATAATTGTGAATTCTCCTAAAGAGGTTTAA
- a CDS encoding tRNA (cytidine(56)-2'-O)-methyltransferase gives MNISVLRLDHRRRRDARITTHVCLTARAFGASEVILSGEHDKKLMANVEDVVKRWGGSFKVSYQKNWDNFMEEWQKKGGELVHLTMYGTPVQEAVPEIQKTGKDKLIVVGGARVPTKVYKTAEWNVSVTTQPHSEVSSLGVAMHMLMDGSEFDLDFEGGELEVVPTSHGKQVITHERGDE, from the coding sequence ATGAATATCAGTGTTTTACGATTAGATCACAGGAGAAGAAGAGATGCCCGGATTACCACCCACGTATGTCTAACTGCTCGAGCATTTGGGGCATCAGAAGTAATCCTCAGTGGAGAACATGACAAGAAACTCATGGCCAATGTGGAAGATGTGGTGAAACGATGGGGCGGATCATTCAAGGTATCCTACCAGAAGAACTGGGACAATTTCATGGAAGAATGGCAGAAAAAAGGTGGAGAACTAGTACACCTCACCATGTACGGCACACCAGTTCAAGAAGCCGTTCCAGAAATTCAAAAAACGGGAAAAGATAAACTAATCGTAGTGGGCGGTGCCCGCGTACCCACCAAGGTCTATAAAACCGCGGAGTGGAATGTATCTGTGACCACCCAACCCCACTCGGAAGTATCCTCACTGGGAGTAGCCATGCACATGCTCATGGACGGTAGCGAATTTGATCTGGACTTTGAAGGTGGAGAATTAGAAGTGGTGCCCACTTCACATGGTAAACAAGTCATTACTCATGAAAGGGGTGATGAATAA
- the cobS gene encoding adenosylcobinamide-GDP ribazoletransferase, whose protein sequence is MQQEETTNTEGEFKQEKYTWYRGIPGLISFSTILPLNIHTSIEEMASYTWMWPLIGGLIGVLVGALGYLLTNVLLLPLIITAAVTYSFAIWFTGFHHLDGLIDIGDAVMAHGTHTRKIEIMRDPRIGTGGIALFFMVAITTVACIDSLPLVNIFAALFLSEIAAKLSLVSCCTFSKSIDNGTGRHFIMSMSVPKLAFISIITGLIGFLALNITGILGILGGIIAGIVMAILAKREFGLATGDVLGASNEVGRMLGLLIMIISFIWIG, encoded by the coding sequence TTGCAACAAGAGGAAACCACAAATACTGAAGGGGAATTTAAGCAAGAAAAGTATACATGGTATAGAGGCATTCCCGGATTAATATCATTCTCAACCATACTACCCCTAAATATTCACACAAGCATTGAGGAAATGGCAAGTTACACCTGGATGTGGCCATTAATTGGGGGGTTAATTGGAGTATTAGTAGGTGCTCTGGGTTACCTCTTGACGAATGTTTTACTCTTACCTCTAATCATCACCGCAGCAGTGACCTATAGTTTCGCCATATGGTTTACTGGTTTCCACCACCTGGACGGTTTAATTGATATTGGAGATGCCGTAATGGCTCACGGAACCCATACGAGGAAAATAGAAATCATGCGGGATCCCCGTATCGGGACCGGAGGCATAGCTCTCTTTTTCATGGTGGCCATTACCACCGTGGCCTGCATAGACTCCTTACCCCTCGTAAATATTTTCGCCGCACTATTTCTCTCAGAGATTGCAGCTAAGTTGAGTCTGGTGAGCTGCTGCACCTTCTCTAAATCAATAGATAATGGTACCGGCCGACACTTCATAATGTCCATGAGTGTTCCCAAACTGGCATTTATATCCATTATAACCGGATTAATTGGTTTTTTAGCCCTAAATATTACTGGAATTTTAGGGATACTTGGTGGAATAATTGCCGGGATTGTAATGGCCATCCTTGCAAAAAGAGAATTTGGGCTGGCTACCGGGGACGTTTTAGGGGCCTCTAATGAAGTAGGACGTATGTTGGGGCTTTTAATAATGATAATTAGTTTTATTTGGATTGGATGA
- a CDS encoding NosD domain-containing protein has product MGLRLYPDDLWFDTENNWWGTNNAIIDWEYYDPSKYYDIFYFGSLDPFYYNEVFYKARLVLDTNIEDMENNNYIITADLTHNTRGEDTSPWGHIPDGIPVYFFTDLGTITNISYTNNGKATAVLNSLVNRYGMANITISLDSQYMHTCIDVKPVVFINYPSGSYNVSSLNVTLQTVNNLDCLVYSFDNGTTWYNSTGNVTWSLYEDNWDILYYSIDSEGYNSPIQNVSYVIDGTGPYVWADNGTGLYDQSVLVNLTVTDNVDTNPVIYYTLDGSTPTNLSTIYTGSLNIINSTTLKFVGIDNFGNIGLISTEYYIFSPIGNLNTGKGYSNIQAAIDDPLTLNSHVIMVDTGNYSENIVVNKNLTIESVYGSNVIVQALTSALPVFKILLNGSGSTIQGFNIKGSSVGGIQLDYANYCNIIGNNITNNENGIYLENSYNNKILSNRIVNNRFGVNFFLSDSNVIMGNIISVNSDSGVYFTYARYNTVSLNNITNNKYGVHSYVAYNNTIFENNIAYNGYDGIYLEEHSSALIHFNRICGNGWYGLNINNATVNATNNWWGSNYLTNKDIHIINGGSVDYNTWIILTLSPTSYKISDGKVSEAVITITLNYNSDGRDVSYDGCLPDYTPIFFSADNGSIISSSFTKNGKASTTLSLDQNFQSEWVNVTLSLDDQEISTRIDRAAKAIITVLSSAIDLSTNQTLYLNYELPLNESVSWVSVIWKQPSNLNGTHMFTINGTTSENIIGRFQNEINIIINGNVVLNRTVCNSNYLQYKTIYSQKVFDALHFINYLFSNSSGSQPSLILFIKNNIDQTISENIPYTELTENIWEDKILSAYKRLDNLTDNDIAFIKNNRHSFQDILIVDLNYMGSTEDVQIRYDNKTLYFNEWGNDVLRVSKMIC; this is encoded by the coding sequence ATGGGGTTAAGATTATATCCTGATGATCTTTGGTTTGATACCGAAAATAATTGGTGGGGTACAAATAATGCAATTATAGATTGGGAATATTATGATCCATCTAAATATTATGATATATTCTATTTCGGTAGTCTTGATCCTTTTTATTATAATGAGGTTTTTTATAAGGCTCGATTGGTTTTAGATACTAATATTGAAGATATGGAGAATAATAATTACATAATAACTGCAGATTTAACCCACAATACTAGGGGTGAAGATACTTCTCCATGGGGTCATATACCGGACGGTATTCCAGTATACTTTTTCACGGATTTGGGAACCATTACTAATATCAGTTATACAAATAATGGTAAAGCTACTGCTGTTTTAAATTCTCTAGTTAATAGGTATGGAATGGCAAATATTACTATTTCATTGGATAGTCAGTATATGCATACTTGTATTGATGTTAAGCCTGTGGTTTTTATAAACTATCCTAGTGGTTCATATAATGTTTCTTCTTTGAATGTAACTTTACAAACAGTGAATAATCTAGATTGCTTAGTTTATAGTTTTGATAATGGAACAACCTGGTATAATTCCACAGGAAATGTAACCTGGAGCCTCTATGAGGATAACTGGGATATATTATATTATAGTATTGATTCAGAAGGATATAACTCACCTATTCAGAATGTGTCCTATGTGATTGATGGTACCGGTCCATATGTTTGGGCGGATAATGGCACTGGTTTATATGATCAGTCAGTACTGGTGAATTTAACAGTTACTGACAATGTGGATACAAATCCCGTGATTTATTACACATTAGATGGTTCCACTCCAACTAATTTAAGTACAATTTACACAGGATCCTTAAACATCATTAACTCCACTACTTTAAAGTTCGTTGGCATAGATAACTTTGGCAATATAGGTTTGATTAGCACAGAATATTATATCTTTTCACCAATTGGTAATTTGAATACTGGAAAAGGTTATTCAAACATTCAGGCAGCTATAGATGATCCCTTAACTTTGAATAGTCATGTTATTATGGTGGATACTGGTAATTACTCTGAAAATATAGTGGTTAATAAAAATTTAACTATTGAATCGGTTTATGGATCAAATGTTATTGTTCAAGCATTGACTTCAGCTCTTCCTGTTTTCAAAATTTTGTTAAATGGTAGTGGATCGACAATTCAAGGTTTTAATATAAAAGGGAGTAGTGTGGGCGGAATTCAATTAGATTATGCAAATTATTGTAATATTATTGGAAATAATATAACAAACAATGAGAATGGAATATATCTTGAAAATTCGTATAATAATAAAATATTATCAAATAGAATAGTTAATAACCGTTTTGGGGTTAATTTTTTCCTTTCTGATAGTAATGTGATTATGGGAAATATAATATCTGTTAATTCAGATAGTGGGGTTTATTTCACTTATGCAAGGTATAATACTGTTTCTTTGAATAATATAACTAATAATAAGTATGGTGTACATAGTTATGTGGCATATAATAACACTATTTTTGAAAATAATATTGCATATAATGGATATGATGGGATTTATCTTGAAGAACATTCTTCCGCATTAATCCATTTTAATAGAATATGTGGTAATGGTTGGTATGGTTTAAATATTAATAATGCAACTGTTAATGCAACTAATAATTGGTGGGGATCTAACTATTTAACTAATAAAGATATACACATAATAAATGGGGGATCAGTAGATTATAATACTTGGATCATTCTCACACTAAGCCCTACATCATATAAAATATCAGACGGGAAAGTATCTGAAGCAGTAATAACTATTACTTTAAATTATAATAGTGATGGGCGTGATGTATCCTATGACGGTTGCCTCCCTGATTACACGCCTATTTTTTTCAGTGCAGACAACGGATCAATTATATCTTCAAGTTTCACAAAAAATGGTAAAGCATCAACAACTTTAAGTTTGGACCAGAATTTTCAGTCCGAATGGGTGAATGTTACATTGAGTTTAGATGATCAAGAAATATCAACTCGAATTGATCGTGCTGCAAAAGCTATTATAACTGTTTTAAGTTCAGCTATAGATCTCTCTACTAATCAAACACTTTACTTAAATTATGAACTTCCTTTAAATGAATCTGTAAGTTGGGTTAGTGTAATATGGAAACAACCTTCCAATTTAAATGGAACTCACATGTTTACTATTAATGGAACTACTTCTGAGAATATAATTGGGCGTTTTCAAAACGAGATAAATATTATTATTAATGGTAACGTTGTTTTAAATAGAACTGTGTGTAATTCAAATTATTTGCAGTACAAAACCATTTATTCTCAGAAAGTTTTCGATGCTTTACATTTTATTAATTACCTATTTTCGAATTCATCAGGTTCTCAACCTTCTTTAATACTATTTATAAAAAATAATATAGATCAAACTATTTCGGAGAATATACCGTATACTGAGCTTACAGAGAACATATGGGAAGATAAAATATTATCTGCTTATAAACGTCTGGATAATCTAACTGATAATGATATTGCATTCATTAAAAATAATCGCCATTCATTCCAAGATATTTTGATTGTGGATCTAAATTATATGGGTTCTACTGAAGATGTACAAATAAGATATGATAATAAAACATTATATTTTAATGAGTGGGGGAATGACGTTCTCAGAGTTTCTAAGATGATATGTTGA
- a CDS encoding chitobiase/beta-hexosaminidase C-terminal domain-containing protein, translated as MGWSKGLFWFSVFLLVFFMMSTVSAASNSSFTWDEVENSSYEVQSFTEGHGDIPSTVSVSGKTVTDNAYLEVLCKSVVKANSNNKTSVSVVGRGNAASPSGSAHGTLTKSEYVQKAIDINSFYANNNRAPSYGVTSIGNVRYETLVYMYSKIMNYYRVHDALPNSVTFNYVAGVSSSGAVFDKTAPTISNNLAAGTYNTVKTLTLTASDNADPNPTIYYKLNQGTWNSATKTVSLNLNEGQTALYYYCKDYKGNAGSTYSRSYIIDTHNPTVTVNPVGGLYNVSKSVTLSISDNLDPNPAIYYTLDGSNPTTSSSHYTSPINIDSSTILKFIGVDWANNQASIQTQSYTIDNIAPTVTASPSEGIYNNDLNVTLTANDNLDPNPLLFYSLNNGITWNQSIKNITLTINQNLTNLLYYAVDSAGNKGLTKTSTYIIGTTLHNVTNINSGIIYSTIQEAVDGASAGDIIDVFSGVYCENIIINKNLTIRSNGAVVYASNSSRPVFSILVGGGGSTISGFNITGAINSSGIFLDSGYPLNCSIINNSIFGNE; from the coding sequence ATGGGGTGGAGTAAGGGGTTGTTCTGGTTTTCAGTGTTTTTGTTAGTATTTTTTATGATGAGTACTGTTTCTGCGGCGTCTAATAGTTCTTTTACTTGGGATGAGGTTGAGAATAGTTCTTATGAGGTTCAGAGTTTTACTGAGGGTCATGGTGATATTCCCAGCACGGTTTCAGTTTCAGGTAAGACGGTCACTGATAATGCGTATTTAGAGGTTTTATGTAAGTCTGTGGTAAAAGCAAATTCTAATAATAAAACTTCAGTGAGTGTTGTTGGACGGGGTAATGCTGCCAGCCCATCTGGCTCTGCACATGGGACTTTGACCAAGTCGGAGTATGTTCAAAAGGCTATTGATATTAACTCTTTTTATGCGAATAATAATCGTGCTCCAAGTTATGGTGTGACTTCTATAGGGAATGTAAGGTATGAAACTTTGGTTTACATGTATTCAAAGATAATGAATTATTACAGGGTACATGATGCATTGCCTAATTCAGTAACATTTAATTATGTTGCGGGTGTGTCATCTAGTGGGGCAGTATTTGATAAAACCGCACCAACTATCTCTAATAATTTAGCGGCTGGTACGTATAATACGGTTAAGACTTTGACTTTAACAGCTAGTGATAATGCTGATCCCAATCCCACAATTTATTATAAATTGAACCAGGGTACTTGGAATTCAGCAACTAAAACGGTTAGTTTAAACCTTAATGAAGGACAAACTGCTCTTTATTATTATTGTAAAGATTATAAAGGCAATGCCGGGTCAACCTATAGTCGCAGTTATATTATTGATACGCATAATCCCACAGTAACAGTTAATCCTGTGGGTGGGTTGTATAATGTTTCTAAGTCTGTAACTTTAAGTATTAGTGATAATCTGGATCCAAATCCTGCAATTTATTATACTCTTGATGGAAGTAATCCTACTACTTCTAGTTCACATTACACGAGTCCGATTAATATTGATAGTAGCACTATTTTGAAGTTTATTGGTGTTGATTGGGCGAATAATCAAGCAAGTATTCAAACTCAAAGCTATACTATTGATAATATTGCCCCAACAGTAACTGCCAGTCCCTCTGAGGGCATTTACAATAACGATTTGAATGTGACTTTAACAGCCAACGATAATTTGGATCCGAACCCATTATTGTTTTATAGCTTAAATAATGGAATTACTTGGAATCAGAGCATAAAAAACATTACATTAACTATTAATCAAAATTTAACGAATTTACTTTACTATGCTGTTGATTCTGCGGGCAATAAGGGATTAACAAAAACTTCAACATATATCATTGGCACTACATTACATAATGTTACGAATATCAATTCTGGAATAATTTATTCAACTATTCAGGAAGCAGTTGATGGTGCTTCTGCAGGGGATATTATTGATGTGTTTTCTGGGGTTTATTGTGAAAATATAATAATTAATAAGAATTTGACTATTAGGTCAAATGGTGCTGTGGTATATGCGTCAAATAGTTCAAGACCAGTTTTTAGCATATTAGTTGGTGGTGGTGGATCTACTATTAGTGGTTTTAATATTACGGGCGCTATAAATTCTTCTGGTATCTTTTTAGATTCAGGTTATCCTTTGAACTGTTCTATTATCAATAATTCTATATTTGGTAATGAGTAG
- a CDS encoding phosphatidylglycerophosphatase A — protein sequence MESELETCIPGAFIHKNSHSLVIQYKNGLKTLGLCNVKGGMGKVENIVYSSLNSEGDNNRILEKIGLLIEDADFSTGTTGLLNGLDMDDLIINSHDKICIIAGFSAIKLEKITDTLEKIDPSTEFSPLDIILLVNQPLSDENLLQCFKTVIDSKYRALEKIGISRSRRTFNTPREDAVIIACPYYEDSKVNPSEITDIIPTILYSVEETCQQALRKSEVSLGILDYIEAQGITIDDLVDAGMELCVGVEVDSDLKLKLKNQILKSLEDLNVIALLMAAIRVEYDFENHRVREVNVDDDPAYLYTDEVLGIAISNQIAGTKATFNFKRYDEEKPGIISTLGPMVDDIFAGLVAGCMSKIFEE from the coding sequence ATGGAAAGCGAATTAGAAACATGTATCCCTGGCGCATTTATTCATAAAAATTCACATTCATTAGTAATTCAATATAAAAACGGTTTAAAAACTCTAGGACTCTGTAATGTTAAGGGCGGAATGGGAAAAGTTGAAAATATAGTATATTCCTCTTTAAACTCTGAAGGCGATAATAATCGGATCCTGGAAAAAATAGGTCTTCTAATAGAAGATGCGGATTTTTCCACAGGCACAACCGGTCTTTTAAATGGCCTGGACATGGATGATTTAATTATAAATTCACATGATAAGATCTGCATAATAGCTGGTTTTAGTGCAATTAAACTGGAAAAAATCACAGACACTCTTGAAAAAATAGATCCTTCCACTGAATTTTCACCCTTAGACATCATACTGCTCGTTAACCAACCCCTGAGTGATGAAAATTTACTACAGTGCTTTAAAACAGTTATTGATTCCAAATACCGGGCTTTAGAAAAAATAGGAATTTCAAGAAGTAGAAGAACATTCAATACCCCTCGCGAAGATGCAGTAATTATTGCCTGTCCTTACTATGAAGATTCAAAAGTAAACCCCTCTGAGATAACTGATATAATTCCCACCATATTATATTCCGTGGAAGAAACCTGCCAGCAGGCCCTTAGAAAATCTGAAGTTTCATTAGGAATACTAGATTACATTGAAGCACAGGGCATAACTATAGATGATCTGGTGGATGCCGGGATGGAATTGTGTGTAGGTGTGGAAGTTGATTCTGATTTAAAATTGAAACTAAAAAATCAGATCTTAAAATCATTAGAAGATTTAAATGTTATTGCACTTCTAATGGCGGCTATAAGGGTGGAGTACGATTTTGAAAACCATCGGGTCCGGGAAGTAAATGTGGATGATGATCCAGCTTATCTTTACACAGATGAAGTGTTGGGAATCGCCATATCCAACCAAATTGCCGGTACCAAGGCTACATTTAATTTCAAAAGATATGATGAGGAAAAACCAGGTATAATCAGCACTTTAGGCCCCATGGTGGATGATATCTTTGCCGGTCTGGTAGCAGGTTGTATGTCCAAAATATTTGAGGAATAA
- the larC gene encoding nickel pincer cofactor biosynthesis protein LarC, translated as MVVIIDPQSAGISGNMIVGALIDLGAHMEKTKEVMEYAASYFGEIEVNVSSVNKSGIQSTYVNVKCDDVSSIHYLEFLDRLEKINHELLDSNAMEMARGVFHHMAQAESQIHGYSLENVHFHEVGAADAVADVIGSVFAYFNLNLDKETVYGLPVALGGGIIEKSHGRLSVPAPATLNILTGAPSFGGPVNKELTTPTGAALLMSMVDNFQEFYPPFQHQNTGYGAGKMDLDFPNVLRISRGTSPIKQDKIVLLETNIDHLSGEVMGHIFKKLMGEGALDVTLIPTIMKKNRPGQLMRVICKNKDSEKVLDAIFRETGTLGIRTFPQVHRSILNRKIIPLDVDIQGKRKIRFKVGLLAEQVISARIEYDDARRVSEETGIPLKDVMEKADDEFKKYLNQLE; from the coding sequence ATGGTAGTAATAATTGATCCTCAAAGCGCAGGAATATCTGGAAACATGATTGTGGGTGCTTTAATTGATTTAGGTGCCCATATGGAAAAGACCAAGGAAGTAATGGAGTACGCTGCTTCTTATTTTGGTGAGATCGAAGTGAATGTTTCTTCTGTCAATAAATCCGGTATCCAATCTACTTATGTGAATGTAAAGTGTGATGATGTTTCATCAATACACTATCTGGAGTTTTTGGATAGGTTAGAAAAAATTAATCACGAACTCCTTGATTCCAATGCTATGGAAATGGCAAGGGGAGTTTTCCATCACATGGCTCAAGCAGAATCTCAGATACATGGATATTCGCTGGAAAATGTTCACTTTCACGAGGTAGGTGCTGCAGATGCTGTGGCGGATGTTATAGGTTCTGTTTTTGCATATTTTAATTTGAACTTAGATAAAGAAACTGTTTATGGACTCCCCGTAGCATTGGGTGGGGGCATAATTGAAAAATCCCATGGTAGATTATCCGTACCTGCACCTGCAACATTAAATATTTTAACAGGGGCCCCAAGTTTTGGGGGTCCGGTAAATAAAGAATTGACCACACCTACAGGGGCCGCATTGTTAATGAGTATGGTGGACAATTTTCAGGAATTTTACCCTCCGTTCCAGCACCAGAATACCGGATATGGTGCAGGAAAAATGGATTTAGATTTTCCTAATGTTTTAAGAATCAGCAGAGGAACAAGTCCTATAAAACAAGATAAAATAGTTCTCTTAGAAACTAATATTGATCACCTCTCCGGAGAAGTCATGGGGCACATATTCAAGAAACTAATGGGGGAAGGTGCACTTGATGTTACATTGATACCAACCATTATGAAGAAAAACAGGCCAGGGCAATTAATGAGGGTTATATGTAAAAATAAAGATAGTGAGAAAGTTTTAGATGCAATTTTTCGAGAAACCGGGACTCTTGGAATCAGGACTTTTCCACAAGTTCATCGCAGTATTCTAAATAGAAAAATCATTCCATTAGATGTGGATATCCAGGGTAAGAGGAAAATACGATTCAAAGTTGGTCTTTTAGCAGAACAGGTTATCAGCGCTAGGATTGAGTATGACGACGCACGTCGAGTATCTGAGGAGACTGGAATCCCACTAAAAGATGTTATGGAAAAAGCCGATGATGAATTTAAAAAGTACTTAAACCAGTTGGAATAA
- a CDS encoding tetratricopeptide repeat protein, with amino-acid sequence MGLFNRSNKKSLFEKAQDLFDQGKYLDALDCYDELLKTNSEHVKAWYGKGMALGELGRIKEALDANDEALKLDPGYVSAWYNKGVFLGNLEMFDEALEAYDKCIELDPKRVDAWNNKGALLEFFGRHREALKALNMALELRPNYVNALVTKGAIFKELGNDRESLEYFNRALEVDPKNVFAWENKGIIQEEQGNLEDALKCFNKVLKLDPKDMDVLDRKGVILGKMGCVKDALKYFDKALELNPDDSKYWFDKGLTLGKLGKTQKALESYNKALEVDPKNVHALLNRGIILEEMGKYHEALKSYEKATKLDPSNIDIWLNKGNVFDSLGRFQDSLNSYDEGLKLDYMDGQIWYNKGVTYSKMGMKEEALKCYDNALKTDGSPSVWIARGNALNMLGKYHEALESYEKATKLDPNNINAWNNKGDALEKMGQYIEAMKCFDKALGLNQNYFWAWLNKGNTLEKMGQYEDAIKCLNKALKLEPDNEEAQKLKKELLTKME; translated from the coding sequence ATGGGTTTATTTAATAGGTCTAATAAGAAATCTTTGTTTGAAAAAGCTCAGGATTTATTTGATCAGGGTAAATATTTAGATGCATTGGATTGTTATGATGAATTATTAAAAACGAATTCTGAGCATGTTAAAGCTTGGTATGGTAAGGGTATGGCTTTGGGGGAGTTGGGTAGGATTAAAGAGGCATTAGATGCTAATGATGAGGCTTTGAAATTGGATCCGGGGTATGTTAGTGCGTGGTATAATAAAGGTGTGTTTTTAGGAAATTTGGAAATGTTTGATGAAGCTTTGGAAGCTTATGATAAATGCATTGAGCTTGATCCTAAACGTGTTGATGCTTGGAACAATAAAGGAGCGCTATTAGAATTTTTTGGAAGGCATCGGGAGGCTTTAAAAGCTTTAAATATGGCGTTAGAATTGCGTCCTAATTATGTTAATGCATTGGTTACTAAAGGAGCAATATTCAAAGAATTAGGGAATGATAGGGAATCCCTAGAATATTTCAACAGAGCTTTGGAAGTGGATCCCAAAAATGTCTTTGCATGGGAAAATAAAGGAATAATCCAAGAGGAACAGGGAAACCTTGAAGATGCTTTAAAATGTTTTAATAAGGTTTTAAAATTAGATCCTAAGGATATGGATGTTTTGGATCGTAAAGGAGTTATTTTGGGAAAAATGGGTTGTGTTAAAGATGCTTTAAAATACTTTGACAAAGCATTAGAATTAAATCCAGATGATTCTAAATACTGGTTTGACAAGGGTTTAACACTTGGAAAGTTGGGTAAAACTCAAAAAGCATTAGAATCATACAACAAAGCCTTGGAAGTGGATCCCAAAAATGTTCATGCATTATTAAATAGGGGAATTATTTTAGAAGAGATGGGAAAATACCATGAGGCATTAAAATCTTATGAAAAAGCTACAAAATTAGATCCAAGTAATATTGACATCTGGTTAAACAAAGGGAATGTTTTTGATAGTTTGGGAAGATTTCAAGACTCGCTTAACTCTTATGATGAAGGCTTAAAACTTGATTATATGGATGGACAAATATGGTATAATAAAGGAGTTACATATTCAAAAATGGGGATGAAGGAAGAAGCATTAAAATGCTATGATAATGCCTTAAAAACAGATGGTAGTCCAAGTGTATGGATTGCTAGGGGAAACGCTCTTAATATGCTTGGAAAATATCATGAGGCATTAGAATCTTATGAAAAAGCTACAAAATTAGATCCAAACAATATTAATGCATGGAACAATAAAGGTGATGCATTGGAAAAGATGGGGCAATATATTGAGGCAATGAAATGTTTTGATAAAGCTTTAGGACTTAATCAAAATTATTTTTGGGCTTGGCTTAATAAAGGTAATACTTTGGAAAAAATGGGACAATACGAGGATGCAATAAAGTGTTTAAACAAAGCTTTAAAATTAGAGCCTGATAATGAGGAAGCACAAAAACTTAAAAAAGAATTATTAACTAAAATGGAATGA
- a CDS encoding tetratricopeptide repeat protein, with the protein MGLFTIYKKKSLLKKCNRFLGDFEYIKALNCCDEILKFDSEDINVLNNKNIILNLMGRHEEAAKCYMNVINLSPKSSKQWEFKGDAFKHLKKYDDALNCYEESLKLDPEKYESWNNKGMVLKKKGQYKESLYCFNKAIKLFPQLSVHWTNKGKVLLELKDHNNALKCFDRAIELDQSDESAWHYKDWAIVQLEKDNENLKKVREELLSQLD; encoded by the coding sequence ATGGGCTTATTTACTATTTATAAGAAAAAATCATTGCTTAAAAAGTGTAATAGATTTTTGGGAGATTTTGAATATATTAAAGCTTTAAATTGCTGTGATGAAATCTTAAAATTTGATTCTGAAGACATTAATGTATTAAATAATAAAAATATCATCTTAAATCTCATGGGAAGACATGAAGAAGCAGCAAAATGTTACATGAATGTAATAAACTTATCTCCCAAATCCAGCAAGCAGTGGGAATTTAAAGGAGATGCTTTTAAACACTTAAAAAAATATGACGATGCTCTTAATTGTTATGAAGAATCACTAAAACTCGACCCTGAAAAATATGAATCATGGAATAATAAAGGCATGGTTCTTAAAAAGAAAGGCCAGTATAAAGAATCTCTTTATTGTTTTAACAAAGCAATAAAACTGTTCCCACAACTCTCTGTGCACTGGACCAATAAAGGCAAGGTTCTTTTAGAACTCAAAGATCATAATAATGCTTTAAAATGTTTTGATCGTGCTATAGAACTTGACCAAAGCGATGAAAGCGCATGGCATTATAAAGATTGGGCTATTGTTCAACTTGAAAAAGACAATGAAAATCTTAAAAAAGTTAGGGAAGAATTATTGTCCCAATTAGATTAA